The Aerococcus loyolae genome contains the following window.
GCGTAAGCGGCACCTGACCAATTACCATGGCCTGGGTCCAATAAGACTGTCCGCACGCCATCATAAGTTTGATTGATGTTCATCGGTTTAACCGGTGCGTTTGGAATTTGTAAGACTTGACCATGAGCTAGATAGTTACCGCTGAGGCCGTTCGCACTTCGGAGGGATTGAGGGCTGATACCAAAGGCGTTAGCAATACTATCGACACTTTCATTAGGTCCCACTGTGTAAACTAGACTGGTGGTAACAGTGCTTACTTGGTCCTTAGGAATGGTTAGGACTTGGTTAGTGTAGAGCACGTTACTACTTAAACCACTGGCTTGGCGGATGCCTTCAACCGTTACACCGTATCTTTGGGCGATGGACCAGAGTGACTCGCCGTGGCTGACCACGTGTTGGTTAGGACCAGGAGTCTTGGTGCCGCGTTGGACGATTTGGTCGACGGGTTGCTTAGTCACTTTTTCATCAATTTGTTGACGGTTGACTTCTTTACCGTCTTGGTAAGTAACTTCATAAGTGACAGTCTTTTCGCCATTTTCACCTTTTTGTAAGACTTTTTGGCTACCAGCCTTGTAGTCGTTATTGTCGGTATACTTGGTTTGGAAAGGGATGCTTACTTTTTGAGTAAGAATTTTTTTCGTGGTTAAAGCCTTAGTACCAACATGGACCACTTTATCTTCAGCCGGAACGTATTCAACTGTTTTTTCAGCCCGGTTAATTTCTTTACCAGCTTGGCTTTGGATGGTGGTTTCGACCACGCGTTTGCCGGCCTTGCCTTCTTGGACGGTTTTTTCTTGGCCTAGAGCTAATTGGTCATCAGCAACATATCTCACGCCCGGTTGGATAATGAAGGTCTTTTGAACGCTCACTGAAGTGATTTCGTCAGCTGGCTTTTCTTGGTCCTTATTGGTCTTGTCTTCCGGTGCTTTTTCTGGAGTCGGTTGACTAGTTTCGGACTTGTCCTTAGCTGTTTCTTCTGGAGTCGGTTGACTGCTTTCAGCTTTTTCCTTTTCCTTATTGTCAGCTTTGGGGCTGGCTTCAGCTGGAACTTCTTTTTCCTTCACTAACTTTTCAGTTGGTGCTTGGTCCTTGTTCTTGGTTTCCTGAGCCTCTGAATCCTTGTTTGTATCGACGTCTTCTAATTTTTCATCAATGACACTTGGTTTGGTTTCACTTTCTGCCTTGTTTTGTTCTGGTTCAGCCTTTGCTTCAGTAATCTGTTGATTTCCCTTACCAGCGTTTTCTTCTGGCAGGGCAGTGTCAACGGATGCAGGATTTTCTACGATGTGCCCGCTAAGACCACTTTCTGGGCTTTCCGTTTGCGGATGGCTTTGTGCGCTGTTTACACCGTCTGCTTGTGCTTGGCTTTGAGGGGTTAAGACTGTAATCTTCACATTTTCAGCCAGGTCTTTTTCAATAGCTGCCTCAGTTTCTGCTGGGCTTAAGTCAGCACTGGCTTGGTCTTGATTTTGACCGCTGGCTGGGGACTTTTGTGCGCTAGTTTCACTGGTGGTTGCTGGGCTAA
Protein-coding sequences here:
- a CDS encoding N-acetylmuramoyl-L-alanine amidase — its product is MKGNFFQEKKSKKTMHKSKGKWVIASLLLAGSLGAVSLGNEEVRANVNTLANQGIKNFSSSDFAGKDKLSENGQIKQASQDALKRIKGTWTKNSVDQVKAEIARQQAAGYQAYVVQWGDTLSVLAEATGQDLNSLAQANHLGNIHLIFTGDLLTGVLSPLSQNNGGTQSAKAVSPATTSETSAQKSPASGQNQDQASADLSPAETEAAIEKDLAENVKITVLTPQSQAQADGVNSAQSHPQTESPESGLSGHIVENPASVDTALPEENAGKGNQQITEAKAEPEQNKAESETKPSVIDEKLEDVDTNKDSEAQETKNKDQAPTEKLVKEKEVPAEASPKADNKEKEKAESSQPTPEETAKDKSETSQPTPEKAPEDKTNKDQEKPADEITSVSVQKTFIIQPGVRYVADDQLALGQEKTVQEGKAGKRVVETTIQSQAGKEINRAEKTVEYVPAEDKVVHVGTKALTTKKILTQKVSIPFQTKYTDNNDYKAGSQKVLQKGENGEKTVTYEVTYQDGKEVNRQQIDEKVTKQPVDQIVQRGTKTPGPNQHVVSHGESLWSIAQRYGVTVEGIRQASGLSSNVLYTNQVLTIPKDQVSTVTTSLVYTVGPNESVDSIANAFGISPQSLRSANGLSGNYLAHGQVLQIPNAPVKPMNINQTYDGVRTVLLDPGHGNWSGAAYAGVNEGTLNKNLADKLTRVLQSRGYRVLSARPGTSDTGLLQRSQIANGSNADIFVSMHHNAMGAANRGTAQGIETYYYQYFKNYPSQINPYHNNAQRLTNSAYLAKQIQNQLIGSTGAVNRGVQSNTFAVLRETDIPAVLIEYGFGDNSQELSRLRNSNYQDKLVQATANAIDAYFNNVY